One genomic region from Sphingobacterium multivorum encodes:
- a CDS encoding putative quinol monooxygenase, which produces MKVYLTAILKVVPAHREEVLALLLEMVEASRKEEACIQYDLHQVNSDENQFIFYEIWEDQAGLDAHNQQPYIVAFGKVAGEKLQETPQIIAMNKIA; this is translated from the coding sequence ATGAAGGTATATTTAACCGCAATTTTAAAAGTAGTTCCTGCACATCGGGAAGAAGTATTGGCATTATTGTTAGAAATGGTCGAGGCAAGTAGGAAAGAAGAAGCGTGTATACAGTATGATCTGCACCAGGTAAACAGTGATGAAAATCAATTTATATTTTATGAAATCTGGGAAGATCAAGCGGGCTTGGATGCGCATAATCAACAACCTTATATTGTGGCATTTGGAAAAGTGGCTGGTGAAAAATTACAGGAAACGCCTCAAATTATAGCAATGAATAAGATTGCTTAA
- a CDS encoding NAD(P)H-dependent oxidoreductase — MKIFIINGGQKFAHSGGSFNTTITNWTVETLAENGFETRVTNINDDFDPMVEVENFKWADIIVYHFPVWWFQVPNRLKLYIDEVFTAGHNNGIYKNDGRSRKNPAINYGTGGLMQGKKYMVTSSWNAPETAFTMENEFFDQHSVDAGVLFGFHKMNQFAGLEHLGSFHFHDMEKGASQERVDNYEKEYKQYLEEVFHLETTLN, encoded by the coding sequence ATGAAAATATTTATTATCAATGGCGGACAGAAATTCGCACACTCGGGAGGTTCTTTTAATACTACGATAACAAATTGGACCGTTGAAACATTGGCTGAAAATGGATTTGAAACAAGGGTTACCAATATCAATGATGATTTTGATCCAATGGTTGAAGTTGAAAATTTTAAATGGGCAGACATTATCGTTTACCATTTTCCTGTATGGTGGTTTCAGGTTCCGAATCGTCTGAAACTTTATATCGATGAAGTCTTTACGGCCGGTCACAACAACGGTATCTATAAAAATGATGGTCGATCGCGTAAGAATCCGGCAATTAATTACGGCACCGGAGGTTTGATGCAAGGTAAAAAATACATGGTGACTTCGAGCTGGAATGCCCCTGAGACAGCATTTACAATGGAAAATGAGTTTTTTGATCAGCATTCAGTTGATGCCGGTGTTTTATTCGGTTTTCATAAGATGAATCAGTTTGCAGGATTGGAACACCTGGGAAGTTTCCATTTTCATGATATGGAAAAGGGGGCATCTCAAGAACGTGTCGACAATTACGAAAAGGAATATAAACAATATTTGGAAGAGGTGTTCCATTTGGAAACTACGTTGAACTAA
- a CDS encoding LysR family transcriptional regulator, with translation MKWNLEWLRTFKAIYETGTLSAAAQELFISQPGVSLHLNSLEAFTGHKLFDRSARRMVPTEKGKILYNYVIDPLKKLETGEQHFHKRALDERITISIGMCFETFQYTLEEHIAQLPFNLIIKFGEYPQMQQDLDNGLLDLIITPQKGNQQNLQYEAFSKERIVLIAGCQTDTSTLEALLSANKIKEAAQLLKKQLWYSTAADMDHLKNYWSTHFGEHPDFSPNYIVPNISSIIRCLSNNTGFSIVPDFLCAEAIASGKIKLIWEGTSPVENILYFGTRKKTMYQEEIGQLETLLKEKW, from the coding sequence ATGAAATGGAACTTAGAATGGCTTCGTACATTTAAGGCAATCTATGAAACCGGAACATTATCTGCAGCTGCACAGGAATTATTTATTTCTCAGCCGGGGGTAAGCTTACATCTGAATTCCCTGGAAGCATTTACGGGGCACAAGCTTTTTGATCGCTCTGCGCGAAGAATGGTGCCGACCGAAAAGGGGAAAATCTTGTATAACTATGTTATTGATCCGCTTAAAAAACTAGAAACTGGTGAACAGCATTTTCACAAACGGGCATTGGACGAACGTATAACGATCAGTATCGGAATGTGTTTTGAGACCTTTCAGTACACCCTCGAAGAACATATTGCCCAGCTCCCCTTCAATTTAATTATCAAATTTGGAGAATATCCGCAGATGCAACAGGATCTTGATAATGGTTTATTGGACCTTATTATTACGCCTCAAAAAGGAAACCAACAGAATCTACAGTATGAAGCTTTTTCAAAAGAACGTATTGTCTTGATTGCAGGGTGTCAGACGGATACATCCACACTGGAAGCACTGCTGAGTGCCAATAAAATTAAAGAAGCAGCTCAACTCCTTAAAAAACAATTATGGTATAGCACGGCTGCCGATATGGATCATTTAAAAAACTACTGGTCAACACACTTTGGCGAACATCCAGACTTTAGCCCCAATTATATTGTTCCCAATATTAGCTCCATCATACGCTGTTTGAGCAACAATACAGGCTTTTCGATTGTTCCGGACTTCCTATGTGCTGAAGCAATTGCATCCGGGAAAATAAAACTAATCTGGGAAGGGACATCGCCTGTCGAAAATATCCTTTACTTCGGAACTAGAAAGAAAACCATGTATCAGGAAGAAATTGGGCAGTTGGAAACGCTGTTAAAAGAGAAATGGTAG
- a CDS encoding Crp/Fnr family transcriptional regulator: MDKQVLLDSIQKEIDLTEDEIVRLLAVVKSKKVKKKQYLLLEGDLSRYAIFVASGCLRSYCVDEDGFQYIQQFAPEGWWIGDMYSLVTGKPGSLYIDAVFESEVWMISKVDLHRLYQEIPKLNVYFRILAENALVYYQSRSMENLRLAAKERYEKFCTRYPTLIDCLPQKQVAAYIGVTPEFLSKMLHQ; this comes from the coding sequence ATGGACAAGCAGGTATTGTTAGACAGTATTCAGAAAGAGATCGACCTAACGGAAGATGAAATCGTACGCCTATTGGCTGTTGTGAAATCCAAAAAAGTGAAGAAGAAACAATATTTGCTGTTGGAGGGCGATCTGAGCAGGTATGCTATTTTTGTCGCTTCGGGTTGTCTAAGAAGTTATTGCGTGGATGAAGACGGCTTTCAATATATTCAACAGTTTGCTCCCGAGGGTTGGTGGATCGGCGATATGTATAGTTTGGTGACGGGAAAACCCGGAAGTTTATACATCGATGCGGTATTTGAATCTGAAGTATGGATGATTTCCAAAGTCGATCTGCATCGACTCTATCAGGAGATTCCGAAACTGAATGTCTATTTTCGGATACTTGCCGAAAATGCATTGGTTTATTATCAAAGTCGATCGATGGAGAATCTCCGTCTAGCTGCCAAAGAACGTTACGAAAAGTTCTGTACACGTTATCCTACATTGATCGACTGTCTTCCGCAGAAACAAGTTGCTGCATATATTGGCGTTACGCCCGAGTTTTTAAGTAAAATGCTCCACCAGTAA
- the lpdA gene encoding dihydrolipoyl dehydrogenase: protein MEQYDLVVIGSGPGGYVAAIRSAQLGYKTALLEKYDTLGGTCTNVGCIPTKAILDSTHHYHDAQHHFAAHGIQVAGLSIDFGRLYERKDKVVLQNTQGLNFLMKKNKVTVIHGTASFVNNSTVEIATSAGERLSLGANKFIIATGSKPATIPGVTIDKKRIISSTEALSLPEKPGKIVIIGGGVIGVEMASIFNRMGCEVTIIEYADRLLANMDHELGDALKKILLHDGIKILLKQAVYKTENEGSSASVFFRDSDGQEQQLRADYVLVAVGRKAFTAGLGLENTAVQLDARGMIVTNEQLQTAVPHIYAIGDVIGGAMLAHKAEEEAIFVVEHIDGQKPKVHYDRIPSVVYTWPEVASVGATEEDLNARGVAYTVGKFPFSANARARAGMDTQGFVKVLADPKYGELLGVHIIGARAADLIAQGVLGLEYEITADSMSRVSYAHPTYSEVLKEAHTIASGRPSVNI, encoded by the coding sequence ATGGAACAATATGATTTGGTTGTCATTGGGTCTGGCCCAGGCGGCTATGTAGCGGCGATTCGCAGTGCTCAATTGGGGTATAAAACTGCACTTTTAGAGAAATATGATACATTGGGTGGTACCTGTACCAATGTCGGCTGTATTCCCACAAAGGCAATTTTGGATAGTACACATCACTATCATGACGCGCAGCATCATTTTGCTGCACATGGGATTCAGGTAGCAGGGCTGTCGATAGACTTTGGTCGGCTGTATGAGCGTAAAGATAAAGTGGTTTTGCAAAATACGCAGGGGCTGAATTTCCTGATGAAAAAGAATAAGGTAACGGTGATCCACGGAACAGCTTCTTTCGTGAATAATTCTACTGTTGAGATCGCTACATCAGCTGGGGAACGACTATCCCTTGGTGCAAATAAATTCATTATTGCTACCGGCTCAAAGCCGGCGACAATTCCGGGAGTAACCATAGATAAAAAACGTATTATCAGCTCAACGGAGGCGTTATCTTTGCCTGAGAAGCCGGGTAAAATAGTTATCATCGGTGGTGGTGTTATTGGGGTAGAGATGGCATCCATATTCAACAGGATGGGCTGTGAGGTCACTATCATAGAATATGCCGATCGCCTCCTTGCCAATATGGATCATGAATTGGGGGATGCATTGAAAAAAATACTACTCCATGATGGCATTAAAATTCTGCTTAAACAGGCTGTCTACAAAACAGAAAATGAAGGCAGTTCGGCAAGCGTATTCTTTCGGGATAGCGATGGTCAGGAGCAGCAGTTACGGGCGGATTATGTTTTGGTTGCTGTCGGACGGAAAGCCTTTACAGCGGGGCTTGGGTTGGAGAATACAGCTGTTCAACTGGATGCCAGAGGTATGATCGTTACCAACGAGCAGCTACAGACGGCGGTTCCCCATATTTACGCTATTGGCGATGTGATCGGTGGAGCAATGCTGGCGCATAAAGCTGAAGAAGAAGCAATTTTTGTTGTTGAACATATAGACGGCCAAAAACCAAAGGTGCATTATGATCGCATTCCAAGTGTGGTTTATACCTGGCCTGAAGTCGCTTCAGTTGGTGCGACAGAAGAGGACCTCAACGCAAGGGGTGTAGCGTATACGGTTGGGAAATTCCCATTTTCCGCAAACGCCCGTGCCCGCGCGGGGATGGATACGCAAGGGTTTGTAAAGGTGTTAGCCGATCCTAAATATGGCGAATTATTGGGGGTTCATATCATTGGAGCACGTGCGGCCGATCTGATTGCTCAAGGTGTTTTGGGCTTGGAATATGAAATCACCGCCGATAGTATGTCAAGGGTGTCGTATGCACATCCTACTTATTCAGAAGTCTTGAAGGAAGCGCATACCATTGCTTCAGGGCGTCCATCTGTAAATATATAA